A single region of the Streptomyces sp. NBC_01803 genome encodes:
- a CDS encoding NADP-dependent isocitrate dehydrogenase: MPKIRTTGTLVEIDGDEMTRVIWRWVKDLLILPNVDVPIDYHDLGIRSRDASEDRVTLAAAEAVRRHGVGVKCATITPDEARVREFGLRRRWRSPNGTIRNHLGGVLFREPVVIPEVPRPVPGWTRPIVIGRHAYGDQYRATDIPLPGPGTLTLAFTPDDGTEPAEHVVFRSPGPGVAMAMYNLDASIRDFARASFSYALGRGYPVYLSTKDTILGTYDGRFRDLFAEVFASEFRAGFEAAGLTYEHRLIDDMVASSLRGAGGYVWACKNYDGDVQSDAVAQGFGSPGLMTSVLMTPDGRTVLTEAAHGTVTRHYRRHQRGEATSTNPIALVHAWSRALAHRGTLDGVPQLTGFAALLEDCVLRTVRAGRMTQDLARLTGEGTPHLSTREFLASVAETLRSARAE; this comes from the coding sequence ATGCCGAAAATCAGGACCACGGGCACGCTCGTCGAGATCGACGGGGACGAGATGACCCGGGTGATCTGGCGGTGGGTCAAAGACCTGCTGATCCTGCCGAACGTCGACGTCCCCATCGACTACCACGACCTGGGCATCCGGTCCCGGGACGCCTCGGAGGACCGGGTCACCCTCGCAGCCGCCGAGGCCGTCCGGCGCCACGGCGTCGGCGTCAAGTGCGCCACCATCACCCCGGACGAGGCGCGGGTGCGGGAGTTCGGCCTCAGGCGGAGGTGGCGCTCGCCCAACGGCACGATCCGCAACCACCTGGGCGGCGTGCTCTTCCGCGAGCCCGTGGTGATCCCCGAGGTGCCCCGCCCGGTCCCCGGGTGGACCAGACCGATCGTCATCGGCCGCCACGCCTACGGCGACCAGTACCGGGCCACCGACATCCCGTTGCCCGGACCGGGCACGCTCACGCTGGCCTTCACCCCCGACGACGGCACGGAGCCGGCCGAGCACGTGGTCTTCCGCTCGCCGGGGCCGGGCGTCGCGATGGCCATGTACAACCTCGACGCCTCGATACGGGACTTCGCGCGCGCCTCGTTCTCCTACGCGCTCGGCCGCGGGTACCCGGTGTACCTGTCCACCAAGGACACGATCCTGGGCACCTACGACGGACGCTTCCGGGACCTGTTCGCCGAGGTCTTCGCCTCCGAGTTCCGGGCCGGGTTCGAGGCCGCGGGCCTGACCTACGAGCACCGGCTGATCGACGACATGGTCGCCTCCTCCCTGCGCGGGGCGGGAGGCTACGTCTGGGCCTGCAAGAACTACGACGGCGACGTCCAGTCCGACGCCGTCGCCCAGGGCTTCGGCTCCCCGGGGCTGATGACCTCGGTCCTGATGACCCCCGACGGCAGGACCGTGCTGACCGAGGCCGCGCACGGCACCGTCACCCGGCACTACCGCCGTCACCAGCGCGGCGAGGCGACCTCCACCAATCCGATCGCCCTGGTCCACGCGTGGTCCCGGGCCCTGGCCCACCGCGGCACGCTCGACGGCGTGCCGCAGCTGACCGGGTTCGCCGCCCTGCTGGAGGACTGCGTGCTCCGCACCGTCCGGGCCGGCCGCATGACCCAGGACCTCGCCCGCCTCACGGGCGAGGGCACACCGCACCTGAGCACCCGGGAGTTCCTGGCCTCGGTCGCCGAGACCCTTCGATCCGCCCGCGCGGAGTAA
- a CDS encoding citrate/2-methylcitrate synthase, whose product MSLAAERRDDVMSVSEAAGVLGVKPATVYAYISRGLLASTRLPEDRRSWLSRAEVEVFARRRRARPVAGSSNAGEPAGPPRPAAPATGTEAGSEVGGIVGHRLLYRGRDATSLVASGSYGGVAELLWTGEAGPSRLRLPERPVLDLLSRLRETMPAAGLPLDRLKAAAVLLGSADPFRYDLSRPAVVSIARTLAPAFVEALPTRAAGAPDGQHGGDGLAARLWSKLSDAEPSPAQLALLSGALILLAEHGRGPSTKAARMAAGSAADPYSVVLAGATVASGLLLGGGSSLAVQALLEEIDSVAAVPRVLADRLVRGDRVSGFGQPRYPGPDPRAAMMMTLLAGSGGDEDRQRIVHEVVELVRSRRDLAPNAEFALGAMCFVHRMPRGAGEAVFVIARSAGWIAHALDEYEAAPGAGSPLTRG is encoded by the coding sequence ATCAGCCGGGGGCTGCTGGCCAGCACGCGCCTGCCCGAGGACCGGCGCAGCTGGCTCTCCCGGGCCGAGGTCGAGGTGTTCGCCCGCCGTCGCAGGGCGCGTCCGGTCGCCGGGTCCTCGAACGCCGGGGAGCCGGCCGGTCCGCCCCGGCCGGCCGCGCCCGCCACCGGCACCGAGGCGGGCAGCGAGGTCGGCGGGATCGTCGGCCACCGGCTGCTCTACCGCGGCCGGGACGCCACCAGCCTGGTGGCGTCCGGCTCCTACGGCGGCGTGGCCGAGCTGCTGTGGACGGGGGAAGCGGGCCCCAGCCGGCTCCGGTTGCCCGAGCGGCCGGTGCTGGACCTCCTGAGCCGGCTGCGGGAGACGATGCCGGCCGCCGGCCTTCCCCTGGACCGGCTCAAGGCGGCGGCCGTGCTGCTCGGTTCGGCCGACCCCTTCCGCTACGACCTCTCGCGCCCGGCGGTCGTCTCCATCGCCCGCACCCTCGCCCCGGCGTTCGTGGAGGCGCTGCCCACCCGGGCGGCGGGGGCGCCGGACGGGCAGCACGGGGGTGACGGCCTGGCCGCGCGGCTGTGGTCGAAGCTGTCCGACGCCGAACCGTCCCCCGCGCAGCTCGCGTTGCTCTCCGGCGCGCTGATCCTGCTCGCCGAGCACGGCCGGGGCCCCTCCACCAAGGCGGCCAGGATGGCGGCCGGCAGCGCGGCCGACCCCTACTCGGTCGTCCTGGCCGGGGCCACCGTGGCCAGCGGCCTGCTGCTGGGCGGGGGCTCCTCGCTCGCGGTCCAGGCGCTGCTGGAGGAGATCGACTCGGTCGCCGCGGTGCCCCGGGTCCTGGCGGACCGGCTGGTGCGCGGCGACCGCGTGTCCGGGTTCGGCCAGCCCCGCTACCCCGGCCCGGACCCGCGCGCCGCGATGATGATGACGCTGCTCGCCGGAAGCGGCGGGGACGAGGACCGGCAGCGCATCGTCCACGAGGTGGTCGAGCTCGTGCGCAGCCGGCGCGACCTGGCCCCGAACGCCGAATTCGCCCTCGGCGCCATGTGCTTCGTGCACCGGATGCCCCGCGGCGCGGGCGAGGCCGTCTTCGTCATCGCCCGCTCTGCCGGCTGGATCGCCCACGCGCTCGACGAGTACGAGGCGGCCCCCGGCGCGGGCTCCCCCCTCACCCGCGGCTGA